DNA sequence from the Syntrophorhabdaceae bacterium genome:
TAATTTTCACGCCCTGACTGTCGACGATGTAGGCAAACTGTATATACGGGTATTCCTCGACGATGGTGCTCAGGGTCTCTTCCTGCTTCTCGATATTCATGCTCTTGATAGCCGGATCCTCTATATACCTCTCTATGAGGTGAGCGGCCATGTCGTAGGCCCTCTTCTTGAGGAGCTGGAATTCGGATACGAATATCTCGGGCACGTATCTCCTCACCAGGTGCTCTATCTCATTGTCGGAGATTACCGTTACCCGGCCCTCGTCGTATTGCTTCAGGATCCATTTGTTTACCTTGGCGACGCCGGGATGGGTCTTGGGGACCCGGTCTTTTCCTGTTAAGGCAAAATGGGAGTTTACCCAGTGGGATATGCCCGCGAGACCCGATTTATCGGTGATATTGATCGTGAGGGGCCTGTTCAGTATCCTGTCCGTATCGAAGGGGATATAGATTTCCTCGTTCTTGACGATGCCGTCGATGTGTACCCCCGCGGAGGTGGCATTAAAATCGACTCCTATAAAAGGCTGATTTCGCGGGATGAGGTGGCCCAGCTCCTTTTCGAAGTAATTCCTGATATCCGTGATGGTTTGAGTGTCGATCCCGTTCGTGTCGCCTATGAGGCTGATATACTCCATAACGAGTCCTTCGATGGGGGCGTTGCCCGTTCTCTCCCCTATGCCCAGAAGGGTTCCGTTTACGTAGGCGCAGCCGTAAAGCCACGCGCTGACGCTATTTACGATCACCTTATGGAAGTCGTTGTGGCCGTGCCATTCGAGAAGCTCCGAGGGAACGCCCGCGTCGTCGATCATGGCCCGTATTACCTTTCCGATCGACCGGGGAAGCGCCGCGCCGGGGTAGGTGACCCCAATGCCCAGGGTATCGCACAGGCGGATCTTGATGGGGATCTTCGCATCTTCCGAAATACTCATGAGCGCCTGGGCAAAAGGCACGCAAAACCCGTATATATCTGCCCTCGTCACGTCTTCGAGGTGGACTCTCGGTGCGACCCCCAGCTCGATTGCGCTTTCGACGATCTTTATGTAATCCTCGAAAGCCCGTGACCTCGTCTTTTTCAATTTGAGAAATATGTGGTAATCCGAGCAGCTGGCGAGGATTCCCGTTTCCTTGAGGCCCAAGTCCTTCACGAGCCGGAGGTCCTCTTCTTTAGCCCTTATCCAGCCGGTGATCTCCGGGTAGCGATAGCCTTTCTCCCTGCACCGCTCGAGGGCATCCCTGTCCTTATCGGTATAGAGAAAGAATTCGCTCTGCCGTATTACCCCTTTGGGTCCTGAAAGGCGGTGAAGAAAGTCGAAGAGGTCTTCGATCTGTCCGGCCGTAAAAGGGGGGCGCGACTGCTGACCGTCTCTGAAGGTGGTATCGGTAATATAAATCTCTTCGGGTGGATCTATGAGCTCTATCTTGTGATCGAACTTTATCTTGCACACCTCGGTAAAAGGGAACATCTCGCGGTAAAGCTCGGGCTCCTCCACATCGATAAGAGGGTATTTGGTCCCCCGTGACACGTTCTTGAAGATGAAGCCCGGCTTCTTCTTCATCCTAGCCTCCCGCCTGCTCTGCGACGGTCTTCACCTTCAGCTCGTTCAACTGTCTTTGCGACACTCGCGAGGGAGCGCCGGTCATAAGGCAGGTGCCTTTCTGTGTTTTGGGGAAGGGGATGACATCCCTGATGCTGTCCAACCCTAAGAGCAGCATGAGGAGACGGTCGAATCCGAAGGCGATGCCTCCATGGGGA
Encoded proteins:
- a CDS encoding cache domain-containing protein; the encoded protein is MKKKPGFIFKNVSRGTKYPLIDVEEPELYREMFPFTEVCKIKFDHKIELIDPPEEIYITDTTFRDGQQSRPPFTAGQIEDLFDFLHRLSGPKGVIRQSEFFLYTDKDRDALERCREKGYRYPEITGWIRAKEEDLRLVKDLGLKETGILASCSDYHIFLKLKKTRSRAFEDYIKIVESAIELGVAPRVHLEDVTRADIYGFCVPFAQALMSISEDAKIPIKIRLCDTLGIGVTYPGAALPRSIGKVIRAMIDDAGVPSELLEWHGHNDFHKVIVNSVSAWLYGCAYVNGTLLGIGERTGNAPIEGLVMEYISLIGDTNGIDTQTITDIRNYFEKELGHLIPRNQPFIGVDFNATSAGVHIDGIVKNEEIYIPFDTDRILNRPLTINITDKSGLAGISHWVNSHFALTGKDRVPKTHPGVAKVNKWILKQYDEGRVTVISDNEIEHLVRRYVPEIFVSEFQLLKKRAYDMAAHLIERYIEDPAIKSMNIEKQEETLSTIVEEYPYIQFAYIVDSQGVKITKNINQVFDRAKYHRIDLHEDFSDRDWFINPLKSGKINVTDIYSSRITGALCVTVSGPIRDEVGEIVGVLGFDIKFEDLTKAEE